GTTCCATTAATTTCTCTGAGCAATCAATGGATTGAACCTCGCCAGAACCTGGGGAAGCACTCaatgatgaagaacaagggaCCTCCATATTCATTGCAGAGCAATCAACGGATTGAAGATCGCTAGAACTCGGAGAAGCACTCAACAACGAAGAAGAAGGGACCTCTATCTCCATTGCTTTCATTGAGGATGAGCCTAGAGCACGCCGAGATCCTAGTCTTAGCTTCTCAAGCGTCGCCTCTGCAGTAAACGATGCTCAATAGTGTCAAATTAACATATAAAACTTGGTAAAGAGAAGGCAATATATATCAATACAGAATGAGCAAAGTAGGTTCACATCACTAGCTGAATTCACTGCAATTAACTAGAAATAAACCATACCATGAATAATCTAGACAAAGAGATTAACCAAATACTTCCAGATCAATTACATTTACCAATGTTTTTGGTTCTTTCTTTTGAATTATTATAATTTAAAGATAAAAAACCATTTCTGAAATTGCAATTAGATATCCTGTCTCTTCCTACAGAGAAATGATAGGTAGGAAACGAAGAAGTTGGTTTTGGGCAGACTAGGAGAGAGTTTCCTGTGAGTTAAATCTAAATGTGGAAGCTACTTTACCTAGCCATAATCTCTTGGGTAACAAATTAGTCGCCAATCTTTGTTAAACTATATCAAATTTCTATCCAACCTTATAGTTTGTCTGCAGTTTAGTTGTTTATCAGCTAAGATCATTTACGAATTGTGTCTGATTCATCACCGCACCATGTTGTCTGGACATTATCAAGCATTTCTGCTATAATTTAACTGTAGACAAACCGAACTATTCTCAGAATAAAGGGTATACAAGGGTTcgcaaagccaaaaaaaaattgcccaAGGATGAGGAAACGCTACTACTTCAAATCcaaaagataagaaaatttCTTTTATTAGGGTTTCCATCCGGCAACAATAATTTCAGCAGGACCGACAATATCTTTACACAGTCTAGTCAAATAACCATAGTAAAATCAAAATACCCAGCGACCACTCATataattttggttttgggatggAGGTTGCcgtttatccaaaaaaaaacctatattTACATAAACTTTTAGACTTGGAAATGAAAAGATTTCAAAGGAAACCATATCGCATTCAACATCTAATTAAACGGAacaaatcaaacaaaacaaaaccagaaATATATACGGAGATAGAGAGGAAAAGAAGTCGGGGATTACACCGTAAATGGAGAGAGCGTCGTTCTTGGTAATCTTGGGAGAAGGCCTTTCCAAGTCCGAGCAGTCTACAGGAGAGGCTCTTACCCTTCCCAACATCTCCGATCTCTGATCTctgatctctctctcgctaGGTCACTCTTGATTCTTCTTGTTTGACGATTCCACAGAAAAACTAAGAGTTTAAAAGGGGCAAAAGTTTGAACAGTAGGAGTGCTCTTATGCCTCCATTTGCCAAAATCCAAAGGAGGCGCCTGCAGTCCGCGCGGCAacgaaaatacccaaaataggagagagagcgggaacccaaaaaaagaagaaagactGGTTCAGTTCAAAGCGGTTAGACCGGTCTCATTGGTCTGACCGATTCCATATTAGTTCCAAACATTTGATCCTTCATATATAAGGTACATTCATTGGCCCAATATATGGGAAGATATATGATTGAACTTTGTTCCCAATTGCTGTGCCCATCAAAAGAACCTTTCACCAAAACAggtttgtatctttctttttttctgatGAAAAAATCATGTTTGTATCTTATTGAAGTTGCAAGTAATGGTTGGCAATGGGCATTTGTTTACTAGTTTACCCACCTTAGCTGGCCCTAGTTTGGAGGGTAAGAGTAATGAACCAACAACCCACAGCCCCTAGCTTGAACACTTTCCAATCCACATGCCTATTAACTCACATTTATCAAGCCAATGCCAAGTTTATCATTGATGAAGCTTGGAAATTTTTAGGGTAAAGGCCTAGGGACCCCCTTCATCTCTTAGAGGGTTAGGGTAAGGCCAATACTTGACCCTACCCCACCCATTGCCACCACCCTTAATTTGGTTACATTTTTAGAAACTTCATGGATGCAATTTACGATTGTAATTTTAGGGCTGATTTTGGTATAAtatctatttcaattttggattgatttcatgaaatagtcaaaaaaattgaaattgttttgattttatatttcATATAACTAGAAATGCATTTGGTAAAAACCCATTTATATTATATGATGAAGTGGGTGAAGAGATACATGTTGCACCCACCTCTTCCTCCTTCAAAACTAACACGGAACAGAAGCATGttacatcctttttttttttttttgtgtttattgcAGGTCCAAGAGGACCCACTGGAGAGGGCAGGACGGGGCAGTAATTCCACGTGCTACTGTGTTCCAAGGAACCACACAACCAGGCATtgttcttttctccttttttataaTATCAGCCAATTATCGTTTGCAAGAATTGAAACTTAGATTCTAATACAACagtaagattgctccattgtgatcaagtgaaCAAGGGTTTGAGTCTCgtgaaacagcctctccgcgaccCCGCAATAGTGagaacctcgtgcactgggtacaccctttctTTACAACTGAGATTCTAGTCCAACATAATGTGTTCTCTCATATATATCAGATCTTCGCAATAGAAGCAATAATGAAAAATTAATCAATACTCTCATATATGTCAGATTTTCTCAATAGAAGCAATAATGAAAAATTAATCAATTTGGTTATCATTTCATGAACACAGCAGCAATTACAGTTTTTATTTGAGTCCACACAATCTTTTGGATCAGAAATGGAAAAAACGAACAAGCCAGATGCTCAATGAATGGAATTTGGGGAGAAAAgagtggggtgggggggaggacTTTCTGGCTGCATAATGCAGGATTTAATACTGGCTACATGCCTGAAAGTACTGTTCCTCTGATATAGTTGATATTTGTAAAATAAATACATCAAATTACATGCACAGAAAAgacctttgtttttctttgcgCTGGAAAGGAGGTGgttggaaaaagaaagaaaatcagaaaGCTTGATCAGTATATCTAGTCACCCTCTCCGAaatattctttcaaagaatCCACGCTTTTGTACTTTTCTCTCTAGATCTTCGTCTGAAATGTCAAAAGCAACTGTAATATATAACATCCACAGTTGGGGAGGGATATTGATGAACtagaaaagaagaacaaacctTTTAGTCTTCCAGCAGCATATAGTGCTTCTTCTGCAATAGGTCTCCATTGTTCTGCACAGGAGTAATTGATGCCAAGACCAGCACTGAGTCCTC
The nucleotide sequence above comes from Telopea speciosissima isolate NSW1024214 ecotype Mountain lineage chromosome 3, Tspe_v1, whole genome shotgun sequence. Encoded proteins:
- the LOC122656262 gene encoding uncharacterized protein LOC122656262, which produces MLGRVRASPVDCSDLERPSPKITKNDALSIYEATLEKLRLGSRRALGSSSMKAMEIEVPSSSLLSASPSSSDLQSVDCSAMNMEVPCSSSLSASPGSGEVQSIDCSEKLMEQDFYSSLSVIKCMVGLDS